The nucleotide sequence AAACAAacaagttttcataaaaaaattgtgtaattattacTCGATCAAAAGTAAAATCTTATGTTTCCAAGACAAAAAATGTATTTGtagattccttaaccattgtTGGTTAATTAGCAAGGcccttattttatttgttagaaaattaaaatataaaattgaaaaaaagagtAAGATATTTCTAGATATAACGTTCTCCAACTAAAACCTTGTTGTTTTGTCCGACGGAAAAGAAAATAGCTTTGTGCTCcataatatatcattttgtaagcataacaaaaataaattgaatgttGCGTACAAATTCTAACTCATGTGAGAAGTGTTAACTTTGTACAAAAAAACTAGAAGAATGATAACGAATTTGTACAAAATCGTTATCCGTGCGTATAAATTCAAAATCCGTTAATAACGGAACCTAATGAGAGAAAAATATCAAAGATATGGACAATACACAGTATATATAAGGTTGGGGTTTAAGCATTTAGTTGATAACTTATTagacaaccataaatttacaaagaaaatatatgtattGACACGAAAATTAAAGCAacagagagataaagtaaaatataacttgaatatgagagataaaattgtcacaaaaataaatatttgtacaaatatcatttctttaattGACAACATAATTTTCTCTTTGCATACTCCTTATGATAAACAGGAACTCCTTGTTTTAGGATGTTGAATAGACCACCCACCAGTATAACCAAGTTCGAACAAAAAAATTTCGAAATAAATTGACTTTAACTGAAGATCGATAATGTCAATGATCATAATATTTAAACATGTGCAATATACATTAATATCTCTTCATCCCTtgttatctttatctttattatatatatttgcgctatttttttttaaaagtacacGTGTCATTCTAGAATTCTAAGGAACATTTAATGTTGTTCTGATTCAatgcatttaatgttttttttattcaaattgtttttgctatttaatatcattattaaattaagggcaaaattgatgCAATTTACTTGCttctttttttctataaatattgtTTGCGGGTCTCAACATTTTCACGTCATTCAGAAttcaattttgaaattcttcTCTAAAATCTCtcttatattttattgaaaCACTTTTCTTCTtagcatattttttttcatcactttaatttcaaaaattgattcaatttatGATATCAATCCACTAAATGTTGTGGATATCCATGTATTTTGTCCAAATTCACATATTCGCCCTATGATAATTTCAAGTTCTAACGGTTTATGGCATGGACATCATAGATCTACCCAAGAGAAAATTagataatgtaattttttttttttgtggaaaatGTCCATTTGTTGGGTTTTTTTTCatctataatatatgttatgttCGGTTTCATATtctattgaaattttttctttagATTGTTAGTTAGTCctgtttgaatatttttgtaagattttgttttgtttgtgtctGCTTCCTATCTGTACTTATTCCATAAAAGATTTTGATTTATTGTGTTATTTCCTTTTGGTTGCCATTGTAACACTAAGGTCAATTATTTTCGTAtctatgttttgtttaatttattcatgttttgATGTGTATATACGTTTGTAATCATTTTGTATATAATCAATTCATTTCTTAGACATATAATTCATAGGTACCTAAATTAGAGTGATTTTATTTGCCAATATACAACGAATGTGATTCGGTGGATGCTATCAAAATGAGATTGATTTcgtcaataatataatattaatttatttctcctaaaaacatttattcattttacatttttataatttaattgggAATAATTATACTCCAAGCAATAATTATTCTAAAAgatatttaaacataaattgTTACGAatcaaaaaaatagaaacttcttttttatacaaacaaaaaaaattagaaactaTTAACCGTCAATTGCCAAAGTATGTCTGACATATATATATTAGCATATATTCCTTGGAGTAAGCATCAATTTTCCTCATAGAACCGCTTGGCCAAatattacaaaacaaaacacgATATAATGATCCATTTTAATATTGGTCTgatctctacaaaaaaaaaatatatatattggtttGATCTTAATTGCTTTAATGGAacttaaatgaaatataatgtaattgattcattttaatattgttaaagtaaacataaatgattgcaattaaaaaaaaataaacgaaaATGTCACACAATCATCCAAGAGCGTTTAGATGAGATGACACAAGTCTCTTCTAGCTTAATCAGGTCCTTGGGCAAGCAACAATATTAACTTTTGTCACACATTTAGGTCCCACAAGACTCGAAAGATTAGTCTCCACGGTTACGCGCACGGAGGATATCTGATTTCCAAAAAACAAATGTCACACAGTTTCCATTTCTAAAATTGTCCTTAGCGAAATTCCTAACAACGGCGATACAATATGACCACAAATAAATGCAATTAATTCTTATTAATACCTTTTCAATTTGGTACTAAATGGAAATGGTCATTTTTTTCACCCACGGATTCAACTCCTGATGCACATAAGGACCTATTTAGTAGATGATTTGTAAGTACATTGCTCATTAAGCCTTGAGGCATCCTCTCGCCCGGAAAAAACAAgtaattgtttaaatttatttatttcattcaaaCCCTACAAAAATGCATCATTTTAGgtaaatttattagaaaaagtaGGTAAAAGAGAACAGATGTGTTTCATTCTAATTTTGgaccaaaatatcaattttctataatatacttttatcaATTTTCTATAATATACTTTTCTATCAATTTAGgtaaatctttcaaaaaaaaaaacaagactcATGTCTCCGTTATTAATTTTAGTCATCCGTGTAAAATATTCCGACATTAAATACTAACATTTCGACGTTACATCCGTTAAACAATTCATGTTTAACGATGCGAAAATCCAAATAACTATATACACGTTGATAtttgtatataatatgcaattgaaaatACGATAAATATGCGTTTTATTGATATATTGTgtataaaataatgaatttgtcgtttaattagattttatataaaaataataataatagttggaattctagcccgtgcttggcacgggtttcCAAGCTAGTAAGTCtaatttcacacatattaagaaaaattaaaagtgtagttaatgtgtctattttatgcgtgaatattattaaattgttttttgtttatatgtgtattgaatttgaatttttatattccaatacaatttttttcaagGATATTCGAATACAAGTTAGTATTGGTTAAGGGTATGTTGTCGCCCACCTTtgatgggtcggaaaccggtgcgaaagcaaaaaaaaaatgtgtgttttgaaaaaaataataataaatgcatttaGTAATTTGTATAGGGGTTTATATTCAAGGACAAgaatttttatcatattattggtaaaagataaatatggtttgttaCTATTTAAACGTCAAAAGTATTTATACATAAaactttaatcaaaatcaagacTTCATAAAAATATTGCTTATAAATGTTGTCGGTCTGAACACTAAtagattataaaatatattttttaaaggctaaattatgtttttggtcccttaactatttaattagtatcaCGGTccctaaattaaaatttgatttattttggtatcttaACTTCTCTGAGTTACACATTTTGATctttttcgttagttttaattcaaaaatgttaggttttcttccttttcttctggaatttttctcggatttttgttgttgaaggttgacggagatgatatgaagatgaagaagaggagaacatgatgaagaaaatctaacgtttttaaattaaaactaacgaaaaggaccaaaatgtgtaaggagagaaagttaagatgccaaaataaatcaaattttaactaagggaccaaagcgatactaattaaatagttaagggaccaaaaatgcaattttgcctttttaaatgaaaactagaaaaggaataaaaaaaaacatggaaacaaatttattcaaaaatggaAACAAATTATATACCAAgtctttctgtcaaaaaaaagttatataccaatttttttatattagataAATGAGTAGATATTGTAGGAAATAACATAATGGTATAACCGAACAGTGAGATTTCATTAAATGTCTATATAAAGCAAAAATCATAaggatataaataaaatatatataacaaaaaaattaaaacatatatttaaggaaatattcccgaaaaataaaatattgatatttttcataaaatagaAATCAGGCTTAATTGCATATTTTCCCAGACTAATTTCACTCACTTATGGAAATAGTTTCCCCAATTTACCGTTGGTCTCTTCTAAgattttttaacttaaaaataatgaCGTGGTAGATTTTCAATTGTGTAACATTCGATATGATGATGTAGAATCGTTCATATGGATTAATTATatacatttattaattaattagatcataaatatttaatgaagttgaaattaaagtttttggagtgttttgttgtaattttatgGGTGTTGATCATTATACATCATTAGATTGTATgatatatcatttaaaatatgtaacataatcattttttttttgtctataaatccatgggaggtttttttttttttttaacaaacaaaaatggattatattaacaCTGCTAAAACAATCTTCTCAGTACAAGGTGTGTACCAAGAAGACCGTTAAGAAAACCAGCAGTTCACACAACATACAACAAAAGTCTAGCTAATGCCTAACACGACAATGGACTCGACCATCACAAATGTTCACCAATAACAAAGATAGCCTTATTGactttcaaccaccacaaagaataatatttttactttgtcTAGTAGATGAACTATTCAACATTCCTTCTGTTTAAATAGTCTATATTTCTCTCGGTCCATAAAACTCAGACGCTAAGGAGCCAAACACCGAAAAAATTGAGGGATTaagtaattttaaaattaaggaACCAATTTTATAAATGGGTTAAAATATGATGATCAAGCTGTaaagtaattaagcctaaaaagaTAAAGACCTGTGTCTGATAgtgaaaaataagataaaaattaaCGAGATTAATCATgattatagaaaataaaaatttcttctagaaaaaatgcaaatacaaatttaaatcTAAATACTGAGGAGAATAATAGTTTGACTcagtaaaaattatttgaaaagatATCACATAAATGTGGTTATTATTATACTAAAAAAGGAAATAtggaaacaaaataaattatatacgATTTTAGAAGATTCTTTTAGACTCGAGTAATTAATCTTTAAAGTTTTGTTGGAGATActcaatgtattaaaaaaaaaataccataacCATATCATAACTTGCATAATACATGATAATATATGACAACTCATACAAAACCACAATGCAGTTGTACGCCTCAATGTAGAACAGTAGAAGTTACATATTTCAAATGTTTTATCATGTGACAATATCAAAGCCTtagacaataaaaaacaaataataataatttctttagaataataataataatagaaattatgcgatgattttttttttaagaagttatgCGATGATTTATGACACgctacttctttcttttttaataaattaaattttgatatattttcggtataaaaaattatgttacaacgtatatttatgtatttacaGATAGTTATGATTAAATTCAAACGTTTTTAATGATAATATGATTATGAATATTATATCACAGTGAATGTTTTTTCTACAGTGACATGCAtgtaaattaaattctttttgatataatatacaaatttaaacattttaaaaatttggaaataatatattttacgTATGTTTCTATTTGGAACATAAGGTGATATATACATTACCCAAACAATGACGTGTTGTAATTTCAAATGAGGTAGTAGATATAAATACCGGACGGCACGACATTGAACAAATAAcgcactttttttcttcttctcatttcTCGTAACTTTCTTTGAAATTCTGTTGCAACCAATGGCAAGAAGAAAGGTGAAGCTGGCCTTAATTCCCGATGACTCGGCAAGGAAGGCGAGCtacaacaaaagaaagaagGGTCTCTTAAAGAAGGTAAGTGAACTCACCATTCTTTGTGATGTTCCAGCTTGTGCTATAATTTCCAGTCCTTTTGATTCTCGGACAGAGGTCTGGCCGCATCCAGAAGGAGCCAATAAGATAATTGAGAGGTTTCAAAATTTATCTGTGAAAGATGAAACTAGAAATGTGAGCCATGAAAGGTTTATCATGCAGACGATTGCCAAAGCCAGGGACAAACTAAGAAAGTTGAAATATGAGAATCATGAGCAAGAGTGGGATCTTTTTATGCTCATGAAATTGCAAGCCAACAACAATATTCTTGATGGACTGACTACTGAAGAAGTGAAGGATCTTGGAAAGCGTGCTGAGAAGAAGTTGAAGGAGGTTGATGAGAAGATTGATACACTTGAttgatgaaatgtttttttaatttatttgttgttcttttgatttatttaaattgCATGCAATTTTGGTTTCTGCTCTGAGAGCATTGTGATGCATCTATCATTAGGTCATCTAAATAAAATTCATGGACTTCAATTATATGTGTTATAAACCTTGTCTTTGAAATTCTTCCATAAAGATATCCTCCTTGAATTTGGTACTTCAAAGTTATAAGAGTAAGAATTTATTGCAACATTAGTATCTTAGTTAAAAGGTAATGACAATATGGTTCTAATTTTACAAGAAGTCCttgtagaaataaaaaaaatacttgtatAGGATTTAATTACATTAATTTAAGGTTTTACTTTCTATAAACAAAAACATGGAAGGACATAGATCTAACCAAGGTTTTCAAATCGAGTGTTAATACATAAATTCGTCCGAGTTTCATTTTTAGGTATCAAAATCGTGTAAACTCGGACATAAActcattttttggtaaaattgaaaagttgaTCGAGTTAACAAGTGCTCGTGAAAgggaaaaaacaaattaagaatAAGGAGTGTTATGATAATCAACCCTAGAACAAATTTTAGAAACATCGTGTGttctattttctttgttttttctccATCGATTTCGAGATAACTTTAGTGAAACTTTGATTATCTAAATGATTCATCTGTCACCGTTATTATTTTAAAGGCTTTTCAAGAGACCCAATATCATGAGCGACTTTCAAATTACGAATCTAGCAAACAAGGTTTCGATGAACTTTGAGGATTTCATCATCCACCATTGTATCACTCTAAAGaccaaaaataaatgagaaatgatatttgtacctAAAATATCATTTACATGTTGTTCCTCTCTTTGTATCATGTAAGCTCTTGATTAGAAATATATTATAAGCGAcaacctttttatttattttttgcattttagtACTCTACTAGAGAGTTGATTAACAATATTAGCATCATCTACTAACTGCAGAGATGTGTCAGCTAAGTCGGGTTTTATGGTGGCCATTTGTTAATTGTAGAGTGAAGAACCTATACTTGGACAAAGAAGACATGATTTGCtaacatcaaaattttgatgtcaaatatgatatctttgttttttttctgtATATTATTGAAATGTGTGGAAATTGTAGAAAATAATAAGATAGATAAAGATAAACACATAAGATATCATTTGATGTGCAAATCACATAACTGCAACCAAAACGTCAAACCCTCATCCTTTGACATAAGGGAATTAGGAGATTTAGGCTTTGTTTAGGAGTTTGGagggttggaaatatatagaaaaatggataaaaaattaacattttttaaaagaacagttttttagagaatgatataaactaatacttataaTTGATatacttttaatattaaaaatattatagaaacatagattgaatttgaaaaattcatataaaccctccataaccccccccccaatacaatttttgagttcccccaaatgagagggatttttttattatgagtaaaaaaattaacctccaaagccctctcctcccaatgtcttctatttcttccacttgctccttccttttttccaaaactctTCCCtctcttcccctccaaactcccaaacaaagccttagtatATATTTGGTTGCACCGTAGGTGCACCAAGAGTCACGTTTAAATTAATGAAACACTATTTGATAATAAATATTTGGCTTTCGAAAATGCAAATTGAAGCTTAAATGTGAATTAGCCTCGAGCTCATATTTAAAGCTTCTGCGGcgaactaattttttttgaagaagacaaaataaaatattattataaggTGTATCAGGGAAGAGACAACATAGTCAAAATCAGCGTCCAAACAAATATTTACACGCTCTAAACAATGCGAAAAACcaaacaagaaaagaaataacTAAGAGTGGATGCCaagtaggggtgggaataggccaggccgccCGTCAGGGGCCTATGGCTCGGCTTACTGAAAGCCCGGCTCGGCCTAACTTGTTTAATGAATGAGTCAAGCTTGAGCTTTTTAAAAAACCTATCAATTTATTTAGGTCGGACTTAGGCTTATAAAAAAAGCCTATCAAGCCTATCAGGTCGGCCCGTACATGagtatgttacatttttttttcatatttattatttatatttatatatatcaaaaaagaATTACTATCCTTCAAATTATATCATaccacaattattattatttcaggttttttattttattttgtattttggatACAACACAATGTATTTCCCTCATACATCAGATGAACTTCATCTAACCAGGTAAGAGTTACTCACATCAATTACCAACcaccaaaaattaaaagataacaCACGGTACACACAAattattagtttaatttgtatCTAATTAATGTTTATCTCTATATTAAGTACGTTgcataaattgaaagaaaaaaaaaattaatgaacaaACTCTGTTTAAAATTTGTAACACAAACTACGCTTTTAGACAGGTTAATAGGTCAGGCCAGACTTTTAAAAAGGTCAGGCCAGGCTTAAAATAAAGCCTTTGACAGGTAAAAGGCCAAGGCTTAGGCTTTAGTTTTTTCAACTAGGCCTAGCCTATTTAACCAAAGTCCGACTCGGCCCGGCTCATTCCCACCCCTAATGCCAAGGATGGTAAACGGACTAAGCCACCGAACATGATAATTGAAGGGAAGAGAAACATATTTCACCTCAACCACATGAAAGTCAGAGACTTAATTTTGTCTACCACCTGCACAATCTGGCATTCTTTACCATTAAATAActtgttatttctttcttttcaaatttcctACACGGTTGCAAACCAAATAGTCTGTAAAATTGAACATTGCGCCTTAGAGTAACCGCCACCAAAACTGAACTGATTAAAATGATCCGCGACAACAAGAGGAATGAGTGTAGCAATGTCCAGCCACTTATAAATGAAGTGCCAAACGGACCCAAAACTAttacaatgtaaaaataaacGATAAGATGTTTCCACCGAGCCACACCCTCTGAGAAACAGCTGAGCAGTGTCATCAATAACACCACGACCAATAAAGTTATCCTTTGTAGAGAGCCAGTCTCAAAACAGGCATCAAGCAAACAAGACAACTTTCAGAGGGACACCATACCAAAAAGAAGAGACAGATACCGCAGAAGCAACATGAGACTGTAAATTCAAGTAATTATAAGCACTGGGAACAATAGAGGCCGAAGAGGAATCCAAGCTCCATATCCACCCATTTTGCTGagcaattattttatataataccCCTGTTTGTCTATTATGTCCTTGTCTACTATAAGTAAATCATgctcctaaaataaaataaatagtttcaaatacaattaaaatcCATTTTGGTAATGATActttcaaaagcaattttgattcaactatctaaacaaaattaattgattatcaattttaggttgttgtatccaaacataaatcaattacaCTCAACTCActattaatcaaaatcaattctattagggtgtgtttggatttaAGGTTTAAGAGGGGAAGGGAGAGGAGgacttacttttcttttttaaattacgaatattataaaataatttttagaaaattaaattaacgatatgataaatgatcatataatacttcaaaaacacttaatttctttttaaaaaaccttttacattgttcataatttaaaaaataaaagtgaccCTCCCCTCCGTTCCCCTCCTAAatcctcaatccaaacacactccTAAACTCAATTCTATTAACCAAACACACATGATTAGGGGTGTAAATGGGTTGGGTAAACCCAAAAAACCCATCAAACCCAcccaaaaaaacccaaaaaagtgGGTTGGGTTGGGTGATTGGGTggatatgattttaaaaaatgaaaaacccataaaaaataatgggttTTGGGTAAAACTGGATCCATACCCAATAAACCAACTTAcccaataattttcaaattttaatttcattttcatagggaagaagaagaataacaagtgttttgatcataaatttagtttaatttctaaaattgacacaacacatcctctatattgaaaataaaaaaaatattagagttaCAAATTATGATGTTGCAATTTATAGTTACTTTGATGCTAAAGCAATTTTACGTCAttcaactttaatttatttcaagtattcgataattaaattttttatttaatattaaaatttattattttatgatgctaaaatatagtgaaaataggttacataattattttaagaaaataaaaagttgagaaatttttatgaaaaaaatacaaggacTCGTCGTTTAGTCATttcatattaacaaaaaaaaaaaattgggtaacCCACTACCCAACCCAAACCAAACCGAAAATTAGTGGGTTTGCCCAAACCCACCCATTAATTTAACGGGTGGATATTTTACCTAACCCAAACCAGAATACTGTATATGGTTCGGGTCTTGGGTTTAGCCAAACCCAACCCAAATCGACCCACTTACACCCCTACACATGATACGtcctatttttaaaaattatcacattttcataaaataaaaagtatatgtCCCCGTTCATGTTAGAGGGTGTGTGTGAGGCGCCCAAACCACGTGATCAGGCACCCTGCCTCAATTCAACACCTATAAATGTGATCTCAAGCAATATAGCTTTCCATCTACTTTGAAGAACCCAAGATTGGTTCATATTGCTTGAGGCCTCAACAAGGTAATGTAAATGGCTCGCTTGAAAATGTTATAGGAAGATCAGTTTTTGGATGTCTTATGCGTGATAGCTATATTATTCATCGTGGAGTTCCattataatattattgtaaCAGATTCACCAACAAATTTGACACTTTTTTCGGTATTAATGACACTTAAAACGTCGGTCAATGAGGAGTTCATCTCCTATTTTGCACTCTACTAAATAGACACCCTCATTATCACTTTAGAGAAATCGACCTCTATAAAGATTTTAGTGCTTTTATAAGTACTATCTTTGCCATCTTTTACGAATCTCACGTATGCTAATCTCATTTTGCTTTGATTTCCGGCGTCTATACATCATATTTTGACATGTGATTTATTATATGAATAAATCTTCTCTTATTGAGTTacactccctccgtcccataccACACAGTTGACTTATCATGtatgtcaatgcataattttgattttaaattatttttaatattcaattaaaaaaaattatgaaaatttgatattctaaaaatattcatcgaaacgaatccaacatcttatatgttatattttgtctttatatatattagtagaaaaataagATCAAAACATGTTATGTGAATCGTACGCATTTTCAAAttatgtcatttaaaaagagacggagggagtaacttaTAAGGggagacatttttttatttttttggtcaaataacGATCCTAACACATTCAAACTGGAGACATATTTACATATGATGTACAGTATTGTTGGTGTTTCCAAAACTATAACAGAATTAATAAAAAGTGCAAAATATGAAAGAGATTTCGTATCACCTAAATACTAAATTATATGGCTCTAGGAGATATTGTGAGAACAATATCAATCTCAAGCATTCAAAATCCCAACTATGTGATTTGTGAAACTTTATATGATTACAAAGGCCAGCTAGTAACTGTGgtatttgttttgttaaaaacatTTGCGCATTCATGTTGCAGCAAACTAAGAACAGCAACCACCTCTTTGGGATGTCTCGTAAAAGCGCTTTTGCTTTTGTCTCTTCACTTCTACGGACCCTTTTTCGCGCAAACTTGGTACCTCTAATATCTGCAAATCAATTTATATGGAAAAACAGCAAAGCTTAGCCGGTTGAAAGCTGTTAAGATTTTAGTGGAAAAAGGTGATTGGTGCAACAAAATGCTGTATACTTCACTGCAAGAATCTGAACAATTGTGCAACATAACACTGATATATAGAATACTATTTCTACTAAAATTATATGAAGAAATGCTTATGCCTTTGCATATGGAGCAAGTAATTAACTTCATCAAGAAgaccaaatattatatttctcAACACCCCTCTTCAAGTTATCAGATTTGGTATGACCACAATTCGAAATCAAACCAATTTGGAGATTTAGTATTTTCTAACGATgtaacatttttattataaagaaaaagatcTT is from Medicago truncatula cultivar Jemalong A17 chromosome 1, MtrunA17r5.0-ANR, whole genome shotgun sequence and encodes:
- the LOC25484823 gene encoding agamous-like MADS-box protein AGL80, coding for MARRKVKLALIPDDSARKASYNKRKKGLLKKVSELTILCDVPACAIISSPFDSRTEVWPHPEGANKIIERFQNLSVKDETRNVSHERFIMQTIAKARDKLRKLKYENHEQEWDLFMLMKLQANNNILDGLTTEEVKDLGKRAEKKLKEVDEKIDTLD